In a single window of the Roseofilum reptotaenium CS-1145 genome:
- the urtC gene encoding urea ABC transporter permease subunit UrtC: MLKSPLEVGRIAQQKKRRQNLWIELGLVIAIALILMILMPFILPPFRLNLLGRFLALAIVALGIDVIWGFTGLLSLGHGVFFALGGYAIAMHMKLQIPPDSSIQLPEFMTLYGVTELPWFWEPFGPFPIAALAVILVPALLGGFLGYLVFRNRIRGVYFSILTQASTIVFFNFFNGQQKLINGTNGLTDFKTLLGFTVNDPKTQVGFYLITILFLALTYALCRWLTSGRFGRLLIAIRDDESRVRFSGYNPTGYKVLVFAISAGLAGLAGALFTLQTGIISPKAMDIAFSIEMVIWVAVGGRASLVGAILGALLVNFARSGLSEQFPEIWLFFQGALFLIVVMVLPSGVVGWLRTDGWNWIQARLGNTTVVTYPSLDQDPEVQREREQFEEKS, encoded by the coding sequence ATGTTAAAAAGCCCTTTAGAAGTTGGTCGAATTGCTCAACAAAAAAAACGTCGCCAAAACCTGTGGATCGAATTAGGATTGGTCATTGCTATTGCCCTAATCTTAATGATCCTCATGCCGTTTATCCTGCCTCCCTTTCGGTTAAACCTATTGGGGCGATTTCTAGCTTTAGCTATTGTTGCTCTCGGTATCGATGTCATTTGGGGCTTCACGGGACTGTTGAGTTTGGGGCATGGTGTATTTTTTGCCCTGGGAGGTTATGCGATTGCCATGCATATGAAACTACAAATTCCTCCCGACTCCAGTATTCAACTGCCCGAATTTATGACTCTCTATGGAGTCACAGAACTTCCCTGGTTTTGGGAACCCTTTGGCCCCTTTCCAATCGCTGCTTTAGCCGTTATCTTGGTTCCGGCATTATTAGGAGGATTTTTAGGTTATTTAGTCTTCCGAAATCGCATTCGCGGAGTTTACTTTTCTATCCTCACCCAAGCCTCAACCATTGTATTCTTCAACTTTTTCAATGGTCAACAAAAACTGATTAATGGAACTAATGGCCTCACCGACTTTAAAACTCTCCTGGGCTTTACTGTCAACGACCCGAAAACTCAAGTCGGATTTTATCTGATTACTATTCTCTTTTTAGCCCTAACTTATGCCCTGTGCCGTTGGCTGACAAGCGGTCGCTTCGGTCGTCTCTTAATTGCTATTCGCGATGATGAAAGTCGAGTGCGTTTTTCTGGTTATAACCCGACCGGTTACAAAGTTCTCGTGTTTGCTATTTCTGCTGGATTAGCTGGATTAGCTGGGGCCTTATTTACCCTACAAACCGGTATCATTTCTCCCAAAGCGATGGATATTGCTTTCTCAATTGAAATGGTGATCTGGGTTGCTGTGGGAGGAAGAGCGAGTTTAGTCGGTGCAATTTTAGGGGCGCTTTTGGTTAACTTTGCCCGCAGTGGATTAAGCGAACAATTTCCAGAAATTTGGCTTTTTTTCCAAGGAGCATTATTCTTAATTGTGGTGATGGTATTGCCTAGTGGGGTTGTGGGGTGGTTGAGAACCGATGGCTGGAATTGGATACAAGCACGTTTGGGCAACACAACCGTCGTGACTTATCCCAGTTTAGACCAAGACCCGGAAGTGCAAAGAGAGCGGGAACAGTTTGAAGAAAAATCATGA
- the urtD gene encoding urea ABC transporter ATP-binding protein UrtD, which produces MSNAILEIENLTVDFDGFRALNQLNFSMEPGELRVIIGPNGAGKTTFLDVITGKTQPTTGQVHFKGLNTRRLAEHQIARLGIGRKFQTPRVYLNLTPRENLELSCNPNKNVFSTLLSRPPGSDRQRLNHLLDITGLSLKGDIQAALLSHGEKQRLEIGMLVAQSPDLLLVDEPVAGLTDEETEQTGDLLLSLAESHSIIVIEHDMEFVRQIARKVTVLHQGSVLCEGSIEEVQNDPRVIEVYLGQSESDDPKSIDSL; this is translated from the coding sequence ATGAGCAACGCTATTCTAGAGATTGAAAATTTAACTGTTGATTTTGATGGCTTTAGGGCGCTGAATCAACTTAATTTTAGTATGGAACCCGGGGAACTTCGGGTGATTATTGGTCCGAATGGAGCGGGAAAAACTACGTTTCTAGATGTGATTACAGGCAAAACTCAGCCCACAACCGGACAAGTTCATTTCAAAGGTCTGAATACTCGCCGTTTAGCTGAACATCAAATCGCCCGTTTAGGCATTGGTCGCAAGTTTCAAACCCCACGAGTTTATCTGAATCTCACCCCAAGGGAAAACCTGGAACTAAGCTGTAATCCTAATAAGAACGTATTTTCGACGCTCTTGAGTCGTCCTCCAGGGAGCGATCGCCAGCGCCTGAATCACCTGCTCGATATTACCGGACTTTCCCTGAAGGGCGATATTCAAGCGGCTCTCTTATCCCATGGGGAAAAACAACGCTTAGAAATTGGCATGTTAGTCGCCCAATCCCCCGATCTTTTATTAGTCGATGAACCGGTTGCGGGGTTAACTGATGAAGAAACGGAACAAACCGGAGATTTATTACTGAGTTTAGCTGAAAGTCACTCTATTATTGTCATTGAGCATGACATGGAATTCGTCCGCCAAATTGCCCGTAAAGTCACCGTCTTACACCAAGGTTCTGTACTTTGTGAAGGCTCCATAGAAGAGGTGCAAAACGATCCACGGGTGATTGAAGTCTACCTCGGACAATCAGAATCAGACGATCCGAAGTCAATAGATTCGCTATAA